GCGAGTCTGATGTTCGTGAAGCGGGGAAGCTGAAGCCATGTGCGGTGCCGAATTGAAGACGCTGTCCGAGCCCGTGCAGCGCGTGGCGCGCGTGCTGCAGGACGCCGGCCATCCCCATACCCCCATGATGCTCGACGGCGCCGCGCGCACCGCGCAGCAGGCGGCCGATGCGCTCGGCGTGGCGCTGGGCCAGATCGCCAAGAGCATCATCTTCCGCCGCAAGAGCGACGATGCGGCGGTGCTGGTGATCACCTCGGGCGACCTGCGCGTGGACGAGAAGAAGGTGCAGGCGCTGGTGTGCGGTGCGGACGGTGGAAAGCTGGGCCGGGCCGATGCCGACTTCGTGAAGGCCCGCACCGGTTTCTCGATCGGCGGCGTGTCACCCGTGGCGCACGCCACCCCGCCCGTGGCGCTGATCGACGCCCAACTGTTTCGCTTCGACGACATCTGGGCCGCTGCCGGGCACCCGCATGCGGTGTTTCGGCTGAGTCCTGCGCAGTTGCAGGCGCTCAGCGGCGCGCCGGTGCACGACGTCACCACCGAAGCGGCCGCGCCGTGAGCCTGGAGCCCACGGTCATCACCCTGCGGGCCGCGCGCCAGCGGGCGGGCTTGGCGCCAGGCGTGCCGTCGCCCTGCATTTCGATCTGCAAGATGAACGCCGCCACCGGCTGGTGCGACGGCTGCTGGCGCTCCATCGACGAGATCGTGGCCTGGGGACGCGCGAGCGACGCACAAAAACTGGCGATCTGGGAACAGATCGAAGCGCGCCAGCGGCGCTGAACCTCTCGCGGATACGCCATGCAAGACATCGCCTTCTACTACGACCCGATCTCGCCTTTTGCGCACCTGGCGTTCGAGCGCCTGCCCGAAGCGCTCATGGGACACAGCGTGCAGGTGCGCTACAAGCCGATTCTGTTTGCCGCGCTGCTCAAGGCCCACGGCCAGCTCGGCCCGGCCGAGATCCCCGCCAAGCGCGACTGGACCTACCGCCACGTCAGCTGGTTGGGCCACCACCACGGCGTGGCGCTCGACCTGCCGGCCGCGCATCCCTTCAACCCCTTGCCGCTGCTGCGCCTGGGCCTGGGCTGTGCCACCGACGACGCGCCGGGCGATACCAACCGCTACGTCACCGAGCAACTGCTGCGCCACGTGTGGCGGGGCGGGCTCGACGCGAGCGACCCGGCGCGGCTGGCGGCGCTGCAGGCGCTGCTGCAGGACCACATGGCCCAGCGCGGCAAGCCCTGGCACGCGCCCGAGAGCGATGTGGTGAAGCAGCGCCTGCGCAGCAACACCGACGAAGCCCTGGCACTCGGTCTGTTTGGCGTACCCGCGATGGTATGGGCGGGCCGCGTGTTCTGGGGCTTCGATGCGCTGCCCATGCTGCGCGCCGCCCTGGACGGCGACGCTTGGTTCGACACCCAATGGGCCGCCGCCGCTCAGCGGCCCGAGGGCGTGCGCCGTTCCTGAGGATGCCGGCCCCAGCCTGCATCAGGCAGGGACGGGTGGGCAAGCGCGCGGAATTGAAGTACCGTGCGATGGACGCGCGGGTCTCGATGGCCGCGCGCGGCGCGCCCTGTCATTGATCTGTCTCAATCCGGCAGCACGGCAGGACTTCCACGATGAACCCACGCGGCACCCTTGTGACGCTGCGGTTCGAACCCACCACAGGAGATCCACCATGTTCAAGAAAATTCTCGTGCCCACCGACGGTTCCGACGTGGCCGACAAGGCCACCGAGACCGCGGTGCAACTGGCCCGCAGCCTGAACGCGCAGATCGTTGGCGTGAACGTGATCGATCCGTTTCCCTACATCGGTATTGGCGATGCGTCGGCCGTCGGCCTGCAGGCCTACCTGACCGAAGCGAAGGCCGCGGCCGGGCAGGCGCTGGACACCTTGCGCAAGGCCTGCGAAGCCGCCGGCGTGCCCTGCGTGGGCGACACGATCGAACGCAACGTGGTGTACGAGGGCATCATCGAAACCGCCGAGGCCGAGCACTGCGACCTGATCGTCATGGGCTCGCATGGGCGTCGGGGCGTCAAGGCGCTCATTCTGGGCAGCGTGGCGCAAAAAGTCCTGACGCATTCGAAGACACCCGTGCTCATCGTCAAGACGTAACACACGGTATCCGCGCACCGCAGCACGCTGTGCAGGGGAAATGGGGGATATGGCGTGCGCGTCTGCGCGAGCGTTCGCCCCTCCGTAGAATCTTTGCTCCTTCTTCTGGAGCCCCTGCATGTCCGATGCTTTCCTGCCTGCCGATCTGCCTGCGGGCGCGCCCCCTGCCGCATCCCCCGACGAGGGGCGCGAGCCGCCCGCGGAGGGTGGCACGGGGCTGATCCGCATCCGGGGGGCGCGCCAGCACAACCTCAAGAACCTCGATCTCGACATCCGCACCGGTGAACTCACCGTGGTCACCGGCCCCAGCGGTTCGGGCAAGTCCAGCCTGGTGTTCGACACCCTGTTCGCCGAGGGCCAGCGCCGCTACGTGGAGACCTTCAGCGCCTACGCGCGGCAGTTCCTCGACCGCATGGACAAGCCGGCGGTGGACAAGGTGGAAGGCGTGCCACCCGCGATCGCGATCGACCAGACCAACCCGGTGCGCTCCTCGCGCTCCACCGTGGGCACCATGACGGAGCTCAACGACCACTTGAAGCTGTGGTTCGCGCGCGGCGCCGATCTGTTCGACCGCGACACCGCGCTGCCGGTGCGCCACGATTCGCCCGAGTCGATCTACGCCGAAATGCAGCAGCGCAGCGCACAGCAGAATGATCCGCGGTTGGTGGTCACCTTCCCCGTGGAATTGCCCGCCAGCACCACGCCCGAGGAGGTCGAACAATGGCTCTCGGCCAGCGGCTACACGCGGGTGCAGGCCGAGCGCATCGTGCAGCGCGAAGCCGTGGCCACCGAGGACAAGCCCGCAGGCAAAGGCAAAGCCAAGGCGGTGGCAGCCAGCGAAACGGTGAAGGTGCTCGACGTCGTGGCCGATCGCTTCCGCATCGGCACAGCGGAGTCTGCGCGTGTGATGGAGGCGATCGAGGTCGGCTTGAAGCGCGGTGGTGGCAAGCTGATGGTGTACGCGCTCGCCGACGAAGGCGAGCCAGAGATCTGGCGCTTTTCGACCGGCCTGCATTGCCCCGAGAGCGATATCCGCTACAGCGAGCCCACGCCCTCGATGTTCTCGTTCAACTCGGCGGTCGGCGCGTGCGAGGCCTGCCGGGGCTTCGGGCGTGTCATCGGTGTGGACTACGGCCTGGTCATTCCCAACGACAAGCTCACGCTGCGCGCCGGCGCGATCAAGGTGTTCCAGACCCCGGCGTGGAAAGAATGCCAGGACGATCTGATGCGGCACGCCGAAGCGGCGGGCATTCCGCGCGACACGGCCTGGGGCAAGCTCACGCCCGAGCAGCAGCACTGGGTCAAGAGCGGATCGCCGCAATGGAACGGCAAGTGGAACCAGCAGTGGTACGGCGTGGACCGCTTCTTCGAGTACCTGGAGAGCAAGGCCTACAAGATGCACATCCGCGTGCTCTTGTCCAAGTACCGCAGCTACACCGAGTGCCCGACCTGCCGTGGCGCGCGGCTCAAGACCGACAGTTTGCTCTGGCGCATCGGCACCAAGGCCCAGGCCGACGCGGTGCTGGCCCCGGCGCAACGCACCCTGCCGCAAGGCGCGCGGTGGACGCGCGCGCAACTGGAGGACTTGCCGGGCCTGTGTTTGCATGACCTGATGCTGCTGTCCTTGGACAGGCTGCGGGTGTTTTTTTCCAGCCTCGAGCCCTCACCCCAACCCTCTCCCGCAAGCGGGAGAGGGGGTACCTTCCCCTCGGCGCCCGGTATGGATGGGTCGAGTGTTTTGCTCCCTCTCCCGCTTGCGGGAGAGGGTCGGGGTGAGGGTCAGCGCCAGGCCCTCAAGCTGCTCCTCGACGAGATCAACACCCGCATCCGCTACCTCTGCGAGGTCGGCATCGGCTACCTCACGCTCGACCGCCAGAGCCGCACCCTCAGTGGCGGTGAGGTGCAGCGCATCAACCTCACCACCGCGCTCGGCACCTCGCTGGTCAACACCTTGTTCGTGCTCGACGAACCCAGCATCGGCCTGCACCCGCGCGACATGGCGCGCATCAACGATGCCATGCTGCGCCTGCGCGACGCGGGCAACACGCTGGTGGTGGTGGAGCACGACCCGGCGGTGATGCTCGCGGCCGACCGCCTGATCGACATGGGACCAGGGCCGGGCGAGCGCGGCGGGCAGATCGTGTTCGACGGCACGCCCGAGGCCATCCGATCGGCCGACACGCTCACCGGCGCCTATCTCGGTTCGCGCAAGACCATCGGCATGGGCTTCAAGCGCATGGTGACCGACAGCACACCGCGCCTCATTCTGGAAGGCGCGCGCGAGCACAACTTGAAAAACGTGTCGGTGGAGTTCCCATTGCAGCGCCTGGTGGTGGTCACCGGCGTGTCGGGCTCGGGCAAATCCAGCCTGATCCAGGACGTGCTCGCCCCCGCCTTGCTGCGCCACTTCGGCAAATCCACCGACAGCCCCGGCGCGCACGACCGCCTGCTCGGCGCGGACCACTTGAGCGAAGTGGTGTTCGTCGACCAGTCGCCCATCGGCAAGACCGCACGCTCCAACCCGGTGAGCTACGTGGGCGCGTGGGACGCCATCCGCTCGCTGTTTGCCGAAGCGCCGCTCGCGCGCCAGCGCAGCTACACGCCAGCCAAGTTCAGCTTCAACAGCGGCGACGGCCGCTGCCCCACCTGCGGCGGTTCGGGTTTCGAACACGTGGAAATGCAGTTCCTGAGCGACGTGTACCTGCGCTGCCCGGACTGCGATGGCAAGCGCTACCGGCCCGAGATCCTGGAGGTGAAGATCCAGCGTCCTTCGACAGGCTCAGGACACACGGTCGGCTTGAACGTCGCCGACGTGCTGGAGCTCACCGTGAGCGAAGCCGCCACGCTGTTCGCCAACGACCGCGAAGTCATCCGCGTGCTGCAACCCATCGTCGACGTGGGCCTGGAATACGTGAAGCTCGGCCAGCCCGTGCCCACGCTCTCCGGCGGCGAAGCGCAGCGTTTGAAGCTCGCGGGCTTCCTCGCCGAGGCCTCGAAGAACAGCAGCGCCAGCCGACAAGCCGTGGCGCGCAAGGGCACGCTGTTCCTGTTCGATGAACCGACCACGGGGTTGCATTTCGACGACATCGCCAAGCTCATGCGAAGCCTGCGCAAGCTGCTCGATGCGGGGCATTCGCTGGTGGTGATCGAGCACAACCTGGACGTGATCCGGGCCGCCGACTGGCTGATCGATCTCGGCCCCGAAGGCGGTGACGCCGGCGGCCTGATCGTGGCCGAGGGACCGCCCGAGGCGGTGCGCGAACACGCCAGCAGCCACACCGCCAAGGCCCTGCGCGACTACGCCATGAGCATGGGCGAAGTGCACCTCGTTTCCGACGCCCTCCCCTCCTGGGGGACGACCGGGGTGGGGGCGCGCCCACGCGGCCTTTCCACGGAAGGCAGCAACAGCATCCGCATCGTCAACGCCAAGGAGCACAACCTCAAGAACCTGAGCGTCGACATCCCTCGCGGCAAGTTCAACGTGATCTCGGGCGTGAGCGGCTCGGGCAAATCCACGCTGGCCTTCGACATCCTGTTCAACGAAGGCCAGCGCCGTTACCTGGAAAGCCTGAACGCGTACGCGCGCAGCATCGTGCAGCCGGCGGGCCGGCCCGAAGTGGACGCGGTCTACGGTATTCCGCCCACCGTGGCAATCGAGCAGCGCCTCTCGCGCGGCGGCCGCAAGTCCACCGTGGGCACCACCACCGAGGTGTGGCATTTCTTGCGCCTGCTCTATGTGAAATTGGGCACGCAGCACTGCGTGCACGACGGCGCGGCGGTGATGCCGCAGAGCGTGGACAGCATTGCGGCGGCCATCCTCTCGCGCTACAAGGGCCAGCACATCGGCCTGCTCGCGCCGCTGGTGGTCAACCGCAAGGGTGTGTACACCGAGCTGGCCGACTGGGCACGCCCGCGGGGCCACACGCACCTGCGCGTCGATGGTGAGTTCCTGCCCACCACCGGCTTTCCGCGCATCGACCGCTTCAAGGAGCACACGATCGAACTGCCGGTGGCCGATTTCGTGGTCAGCGCCGACCACGAAGCCGAACTGCGCCGCCAGCTCGACAAGGCCCTGGAGATCGGCAAGGGCGTGGTGCACGTGCTCACGCCGCTCGATGGCCTGGCGCAGGCCTTGGCCGACGGCACATCCACGCGCGACCTGGGCACGTTGGAAGTCTTTTCCACCACGCGCGCCTGCCCGATCTGCGCCACCAGCTACCCCGAGCTGGACCCGCGCCTGTTCTCGTACAACAGCAAACACGGCTGGTGCCCCGACTGCGTGGGCACCGGCGTGAAGCTCTCGCGCGACCAGCGCAAGGTGCTCGACGATTCGGTGCGCGACGACAAGGAGCGCGGGCGCGAACAGAGCTTCGCCGAGCCCGAGGTGGACGACATCGTGGACGAGGTCTGCCCCACCTGCGCCGGCACGCGATTGAACCCGCAGGCCCGCGCGGTTCGCTTTGCCAATGTGGGCATCACCGATGTGGCGCGTCTGTCGGTAAGAGACGTGAGGCAATGGGTGAGCGGTCTGATGAAAGATCTGGCGCTTACCACACGAGAGACCGACATCGCGCGCGATCTCTTGCCCGAAATCGAAAGCCGCCTGGCCTTCCTGGAAGAGGTGGGCTTGAACTACCTCACGCTCGATCGCGGTGCGCCCACGCTCAGCGGTGGCGAGGCCCAGCGCATCCGCCTGGCGGCGCAACTGGGCAGCAACCTGCAGGGCGTGTGCTACGTGCTCGACGAGCCCACCATCGGCCTGCACGCGCGCGACAACGCCATCCTGCTCAACGCGCTGCACAAGCTGGGCGACCAGGGCAATACGCTGGTGGTGGTGGAGCACGACGAAGACACGATCCGCCGCGCCGACCACATCATCGACATCGGCCCCAGCGCGGGCAAGCGCGGCGGGCGCGTGGTGGCGCAGGGTTCGGTGGACGATCTGTCGGCGAATGGCGACTCGGTGACGGGGCGCTACTTGTTGCACGCGATGAAGCATCCGCTGCAGGCAAGACGGCGCGTAGCGCCGCCCCTCACCCCAGCCCTCTCCCCAAAGGGGCGAGGGAGTGAAGAGAGCCCTCTCTCGCTTGCGGGAGAGGGTGGGGGTGAGGGTTCCCCCTGGCTCCAAGTGAAAGGCGCGAACCTCCACAACCTCGACAACCTCGACGCTGCCGTCCCCCTGCAACGCCTCGTCGTCATCACCGGTGTCTCCGGCTCCGGCAAATCCACCCTCGCGCGCGATGTGCTCCTGACCAACGTGGCCGCCGCCGTGACACAGCGCAGCACCAAGGCCGGGCGCGAGGCCATGGACAAGGGCAAGCACCCCGCGTGGGTCGGCTGCAAGGGTTTGAGCGGCTTCGAGACCGTGGACCGGGTGCTCGAAGTCGACCAGACCCCGATCGGCAAGACCCCGCGCAGTTGCCCTGCGACCTACATCGGCTTCTGGGACACGGTGCGCAAACTGTTCGCCGACACGCTCGAAGCCAAGGCGCGCGGCTACGCGCCGGGCCGCTTCAGCTTCAACACCGGCGAAGGCCGCTGCCCGGCCTGCGAGGGGCAGGGCATGCGCACCATCGAGATGAGCTTCCTGCCCGATGTGAAGGTGCCGTGCGAGGTGTGCCATGGGGCGCGCTTCAACCCCGAAACCCTGGCAGTGACCTGGAAGGGCAAGAGCATCGGCGACGTGCTGCAGATGGAGGTGGACGAGGCGGTGGACTTCTTCGCGTCCATGCCGAACATTGCCCACCCGTTGCAACTGCTGAAGGATGTGGGCCTGGGCTACCTCACGCTCGGACAGCCCAGCCCGACTCTTTCGGGCGGCGAGGCGCAGCGCATCAAGCTGGTGACCGAACTCAGCAAGGTGCGCGATGACATCACGCGGCGCGGCCAGAAGGCGCCGCACACCCTCTACGTGCTCGACGAACCCACCGTGGGCCTGCACATGGCCGACGTGGAAAAGCTCATCCGCGTGCTGCACCGTTTGGTGAACGGCGGCCACAGCGTGGTGGTGATCGAACACGACCTGGACGTGATGGCCGAAGCCGACTGGATCATCGACCTCGGCCCCGAAGGGGGCGGTGGCGGTGGACGCATCGTGGCGGCGGCGCCGCCCGAAGAGGTGGTGCGGCTGGGCACGCACACGGGCAAGGTGCTGGCGCCCGTGCTCGCCAGGGTCTGATGGAGATCATCCACATCCACCCCGATGCCCCGGCCAAGCCGGTGCTCGGCGCGCCCTGCAACGGCTGCGGGGTGTGCTGCCTGACCGAGCCGTGCCCCTTGGGGCGGGTAATTTCGCGCAAGCGCATCGGTGCTTGCGATGCCTTGCGCTGGGACGGGGCTGCGGCGCTCTACCGTTGCGGCGCGCTCACCGACACCGCTGCGGTGATGGGGCCGCGTTGGCGCTGGGCTGCGCCGGTGTTGCGCCGTCTGGCGCGCCGCTGGATCGCGGCTGGCGTGGGCTGCGATGCCACCTTGCAGACCGAGCGCCTCGAAAGCTGATCAGCGCGCGACCAGCCAGACCACGCCCACGGCCAGCACCGCGATGGCCACCATCAGCACGCGCGTGCGCTTGCGCAGCAGATCCACCGCACCTACCAGGCGCGCGTTCTGCTCGGCCAGTTCGGCCAGGGTCTGGGCCATCTGTTCCTGCACCGCCGCCTGCTGGCCCAGCATCTGACGCGCTTCGATCAGGCGGTTTTGCAGTTCCCCCAACGTGGGCGGCGCGTCACCCACGTTCATCGGCACGGGCGTGGCGGCAGGCGAAGGCGGCGCTTTCTGCCGCTCCATCAGCTTGCGCGCCGCGTTGAGCACCTTGGGCGCGTGTTCGATCACATCGCCCCAGGGGATCACTTTGAGGGCAACCATCCAGGGAATGGCCATGGTGTGGGATCCTTTCGTGGAGGGGAACAACCGTTGGCCCGTAGGAGCGGCTCAGGCCCGAGGGGTTCCTTCAGTTGGGGCCATTCGGGTCTTTCTCAACAACCACCAGCCCAGCCCCGCCACGGCGAGCAGCAGCGCCGGAAAGCCCACCGTGGGCGCCCACTGCAGCGCTGCCGCCCCCAGCGCGGGCGCGAGCACGCCGCCCAGGGTGTACGAGAGCACGAGCACGGCGGTGCTGTTGACCAGGGTGATGCCTTCTTCGCGCGAACCGATGTCGATCATGGCCAACGTGTACAGGCAGCCGCCCGCGCCGCCCCACAGGAAGGCCACTGGCGCGGCCAGCCAGAGCGTGCCGGCCACGAATGGAATCACCAGCGTGGCCAGCAGCGTGATCAGCGCACACCAGCGCATGATGGCCAGGCGCACCGCGCGCCCGTCGCCCCAGCGCTGTTGCGGGTGATGGGCCATGCGATCGGCCAGCACGCCGGCGGGCAGCATCATGACCGCGCTGCCCAGGCCGCTGGCCGAGACCAGCAGCGCCGCCACAGTGGCACCCAGGCCGAGTGCCAGGCCATAGAGCGGCAGGATGGACGTAAGCCCGCTCTCGAAGAAGCCGCCGACGAAGCCCACGGTCATGATGAGCGGATGCGCCAGCAGCGCGTGCCACACGCCCGAGAGACCGACCTTGGCGCTGTGTGCATCGGCCGCATCCGGCAGGCGCGGAATGACCAGGCTCCACAGCAGGCCCAGCGTCATGAAGCCCAGCGCGATCCACAAGGCGGCGTCGCTCTCGGCACCCACCCATGCCAGCATCAGCGGCCCGACGATGAAGGTGACGCCCACCATGGTTTCGAAAATGCCCACGTAGCGCCCACGTTGTCCCGGCGGCGAGAACTCGGCCACGATCGCCTCGGCCAGCACCCAGCGCAGGCCGGAGGCCATGCCGGCAGCGATCTTGAGAGCGAACCACAGCCACAGCACCGGCGTGAGGGCGAAGCCGGCGGTGGCAATTACCGGAATGAGCGCCGCCAGCCACAGCGTGGGCCGCCGGCCCAGGCGCTGTGTGATCGCGGAGGCAAAGGGCGTCATGAAGAAAATGCCGAGCCAGCCGCTGGCGGCGAACACGCCGGCCAGCGCGGTCGATTCGCCGCCCGCTTTCAGCCGCAACAAGAGCAGCGGCGTGAGCATGAAATAGCCCACCAGCTCGAAGAAGGTGGAACCGAAGATGGCCACCAGGCCCAGGCGCGCCTCGCTGGCCGAATGGGTGGGCAGCGCGGCCGGGTTGTGCGGCGGAATCGGGTGCTCGCTCACTGCACGACCCTCCGTGCGCTCAGCACCGCATCGACCACCTGCGCGAAACCCGCGCCGCGTTCCTTTTCCGCGAGGTAGCGTGGCTTGTGCGTCAGCACATCCCAAAAGCGCGCGATGTTGGCCACACCCACGCTGTGCGGAAAGTGCTGGAACATGCGCGCGTCGTTGGTCGAATCGCCCACGTAGACCCAGCGGTCGAGCTCGTCGTCGAGTGCGCGGTCAAGCTGCGCGCGCACGATCCAGCGGGCGCCCGCGAGCTTGTCGTGCGCACCGATCCAGCCGTTGATGTGGATCGAGCTCACGGTGGCGTTGAGGCCCTGGTCCTTCATGACGTGCACCACGCGCGCGATGTCCGCTTCGCTCAGATGCGCGAACTCGCTGTGGTCGATGGCGATGTCGGTCTCGCGCCCGGGGCTGTCGGTGGCCAGCCGCGTGCCGGGCACTTCGGCCAGCACGCGCCGGGCCGCTGCTTGCAGCTGGTCGAAGTTGAGCGCGCGGGTGGCCGCGTCCTGCAGGTAAGCGCGGCGCAGCTCGCCGGCCTCGCCGCGCCACAACGCGACCGCGCCGTTCTCCGCCACGATGGCCTTCACCGGCCAGGCCA
The sequence above is a segment of the Hydrogenophaga sp. BPS33 genome. Coding sequences within it:
- a CDS encoding YbaK/EbsC family protein: MCGAELKTLSEPVQRVARVLQDAGHPHTPMMLDGAARTAQQAADALGVALGQIAKSIIFRRKSDDAAVLVITSGDLRVDEKKVQALVCGADGGKLGRADADFVKARTGFSIGGVSPVAHATPPVALIDAQLFRFDDIWAAAGHPHAVFRLSPAQLQALSGAPVHDVTTEAAAP
- a CDS encoding DUF1289 domain-containing protein yields the protein MSLEPTVITLRAARQRAGLAPGVPSPCISICKMNAATGWCDGCWRSIDEIVAWGRASDAQKLAIWEQIEARQRR
- a CDS encoding 2-hydroxychromene-2-carboxylate isomerase is translated as MQDIAFYYDPISPFAHLAFERLPEALMGHSVQVRYKPILFAALLKAHGQLGPAEIPAKRDWTYRHVSWLGHHHGVALDLPAAHPFNPLPLLRLGLGCATDDAPGDTNRYVTEQLLRHVWRGGLDASDPARLAALQALLQDHMAQRGKPWHAPESDVVKQRLRSNTDEALALGLFGVPAMVWAGRVFWGFDALPMLRAALDGDAWFDTQWAAAAQRPEGVRRS
- a CDS encoding universal stress protein; translation: MFKKILVPTDGSDVADKATETAVQLARSLNAQIVGVNVIDPFPYIGIGDASAVGLQAYLTEAKAAAGQALDTLRKACEAAGVPCVGDTIERNVVYEGIIETAEAEHCDLIVMGSHGRRGVKALILGSVAQKVLTHSKTPVLIVKT
- the uvrA gene encoding excinuclease ABC subunit UvrA, which encodes MSDAFLPADLPAGAPPAASPDEGREPPAEGGTGLIRIRGARQHNLKNLDLDIRTGELTVVTGPSGSGKSSLVFDTLFAEGQRRYVETFSAYARQFLDRMDKPAVDKVEGVPPAIAIDQTNPVRSSRSTVGTMTELNDHLKLWFARGADLFDRDTALPVRHDSPESIYAEMQQRSAQQNDPRLVVTFPVELPASTTPEEVEQWLSASGYTRVQAERIVQREAVATEDKPAGKGKAKAVAASETVKVLDVVADRFRIGTAESARVMEAIEVGLKRGGGKLMVYALADEGEPEIWRFSTGLHCPESDIRYSEPTPSMFSFNSAVGACEACRGFGRVIGVDYGLVIPNDKLTLRAGAIKVFQTPAWKECQDDLMRHAEAAGIPRDTAWGKLTPEQQHWVKSGSPQWNGKWNQQWYGVDRFFEYLESKAYKMHIRVLLSKYRSYTECPTCRGARLKTDSLLWRIGTKAQADAVLAPAQRTLPQGARWTRAQLEDLPGLCLHDLMLLSLDRLRVFFSSLEPSPQPSPASGRGGTFPSAPGMDGSSVLLPLPLAGEGRGEGQRQALKLLLDEINTRIRYLCEVGIGYLTLDRQSRTLSGGEVQRINLTTALGTSLVNTLFVLDEPSIGLHPRDMARINDAMLRLRDAGNTLVVVEHDPAVMLAADRLIDMGPGPGERGGQIVFDGTPEAIRSADTLTGAYLGSRKTIGMGFKRMVTDSTPRLILEGAREHNLKNVSVEFPLQRLVVVTGVSGSGKSSLIQDVLAPALLRHFGKSTDSPGAHDRLLGADHLSEVVFVDQSPIGKTARSNPVSYVGAWDAIRSLFAEAPLARQRSYTPAKFSFNSGDGRCPTCGGSGFEHVEMQFLSDVYLRCPDCDGKRYRPEILEVKIQRPSTGSGHTVGLNVADVLELTVSEAATLFANDREVIRVLQPIVDVGLEYVKLGQPVPTLSGGEAQRLKLAGFLAEASKNSSASRQAVARKGTLFLFDEPTTGLHFDDIAKLMRSLRKLLDAGHSLVVIEHNLDVIRAADWLIDLGPEGGDAGGLIVAEGPPEAVREHASSHTAKALRDYAMSMGEVHLVSDALPSWGTTGVGARPRGLSTEGSNSIRIVNAKEHNLKNLSVDIPRGKFNVISGVSGSGKSTLAFDILFNEGQRRYLESLNAYARSIVQPAGRPEVDAVYGIPPTVAIEQRLSRGGRKSTVGTTTEVWHFLRLLYVKLGTQHCVHDGAAVMPQSVDSIAAAILSRYKGQHIGLLAPLVVNRKGVYTELADWARPRGHTHLRVDGEFLPTTGFPRIDRFKEHTIELPVADFVVSADHEAELRRQLDKALEIGKGVVHVLTPLDGLAQALADGTSTRDLGTLEVFSTTRACPICATSYPELDPRLFSYNSKHGWCPDCVGTGVKLSRDQRKVLDDSVRDDKERGREQSFAEPEVDDIVDEVCPTCAGTRLNPQARAVRFANVGITDVARLSVRDVRQWVSGLMKDLALTTRETDIARDLLPEIESRLAFLEEVGLNYLTLDRGAPTLSGGEAQRIRLAAQLGSNLQGVCYVLDEPTIGLHARDNAILLNALHKLGDQGNTLVVVEHDEDTIRRADHIIDIGPSAGKRGGRVVAQGSVDDLSANGDSVTGRYLLHAMKHPLQARRRVAPPLTPALSPKGRGSEESPLSLAGEGGGEGSPWLQVKGANLHNLDNLDAAVPLQRLVVITGVSGSGKSTLARDVLLTNVAAAVTQRSTKAGREAMDKGKHPAWVGCKGLSGFETVDRVLEVDQTPIGKTPRSCPATYIGFWDTVRKLFADTLEAKARGYAPGRFSFNTGEGRCPACEGQGMRTIEMSFLPDVKVPCEVCHGARFNPETLAVTWKGKSIGDVLQMEVDEAVDFFASMPNIAHPLQLLKDVGLGYLTLGQPSPTLSGGEAQRIKLVTELSKVRDDITRRGQKAPHTLYVLDEPTVGLHMADVEKLIRVLHRLVNGGHSVVVIEHDLDVMAEADWIIDLGPEGGGGGGRIVAAAPPEEVVRLGTHTGKVLAPVLARV
- a CDS encoding MFS transporter translates to MSEHPIPPHNPAALPTHSASEARLGLVAIFGSTFFELVGYFMLTPLLLLRLKAGGESTALAGVFAASGWLGIFFMTPFASAITQRLGRRPTLWLAALIPVIATAGFALTPVLWLWFALKIAAGMASGLRWVLAEAIVAEFSPPGQRGRYVGIFETMVGVTFIVGPLMLAWVGAESDAALWIALGFMTLGLLWSLVIPRLPDAADAHSAKVGLSGVWHALLAHPLIMTVGFVGGFFESGLTSILPLYGLALGLGATVAALLVSASGLGSAVMMLPAGVLADRMAHHPQQRWGDGRAVRLAIMRWCALITLLATLVIPFVAGTLWLAAPVAFLWGGAGGCLYTLAMIDIGSREEGITLVNSTAVLVLSYTLGGVLAPALGAAALQWAPTVGFPALLLAVAGLGWWLLRKTRMAPTEGTPRA
- a CDS encoding HAD-IIB family hydrolase encodes the protein MQTNPLSLWPAEARARICGVLTDIDDTLTTEGGITPDALDALHRLHTAGVPVFAITGRPAGWSEGFALAWPVKAIVAENGAVALWRGEAGELRRAYLQDAATRALNFDQLQAAARRVLAEVPGTRLATDSPGRETDIAIDHSEFAHLSEADIARVVHVMKDQGLNATVSSIHINGWIGAHDKLAGARWIVRAQLDRALDDELDRWVYVGDSTNDARMFQHFPHSVGVANIARFWDVLTHKPRYLAEKERGAGFAQVVDAVLSARRVVQ